In Mangrovivirga cuniculi, the following proteins share a genomic window:
- a CDS encoding type II toxin-antitoxin system HicA family toxin: MSKKEKLIRRFLTKPSDFHYKEMVILLSYFGFKEVKKGKTFGSRVKFENEEGIPIILHKPHPSGIMKKYQMSQIKEVLGL; this comes from the coding sequence ATGTCTAAAAAGGAGAAACTGATTCGACGGTTTCTTACAAAACCATCAGATTTTCATTATAAGGAGATGGTGATCTTATTAAGTTACTTTGGATTTAAAGAAGTTAAGAAAGGAAAAACATTTGGATCAAGAGTGAAATTTGAAAATGAAGAGGGTATTCCAATTATTTTGCATAAACCTCACCCGAGCGGAATAATGAAAAAATACCAGATGAGCCAGATAAAGGAGGTATTAGGGTTATGA
- a CDS encoding type II toxin-antitoxin system HicB family antitoxin, with product MKYLNYKGYTGSIEYSPEDNLLFGKVLGIKGLISYEGETGKQLENDFKESIEEYFSDCKLKGISPERPFKGSFNVRISSSLHQKAALMAIEMKTSLNNLVAEAIRQRVGEDPV from the coding sequence ATGAAATATTTAAATTATAAAGGATATACCGGAAGCATTGAATATAGTCCTGAAGACAATCTATTGTTTGGGAAAGTCCTCGGCATAAAAGGCCTTATTTCTTATGAAGGTGAAACAGGAAAGCAATTAGAGAACGATTTTAAAGAATCAATTGAGGAATATTTTTCCGATTGTAAGTTAAAAGGAATTTCTCCGGAACGGCCTTTCAAGGGAAGCTTTAATGTTCGTATATCTTCAAGTCTTCACCAAAAAGCGGCATTAATGGCTATCGAAATGAAAACTTCATTAAATAACCTTGTAGCAGAGGCTATCCGGCAACGAGTTGGGGAGGATCCTGTTTAA